The genomic DNA GAGTTACGCGACCTGACGCTCGCCGGAATCATCCGGCCGCAGGACATCGCCTCCGACAACACGGTGAAGCACGACCGGCTGGCGGAGGCCCGCATCTCCTACGGCGGGCGCGGCACGCTCAGCGACGTGCAGAAGCCGCGCTACGGGCAGGAGCTGCTGGACTCCGTCCTGCCCTTCTGAACATGGAAAAGGGCGGCGCAGCCCATGCCGCGCCGCCCTTTCCGGGAGTTTTATGCCCTCAGGACTTGTCGGTCACTTCACGGGCCTTGTCCTTGATGCCGCCGGCGGCATTCTGGACCTTGCCCTCGGCGCGGTCGGCCTTGCCCTCGGCTTCCATCTTCTTGTCGCCAACCAGGGAACCGACGTTCTCCTTGACGGCGCCCTTGGCCTGCTTCAGCGAACCTTCGATGCGGTCCTTGTCCATGTGACAGTCTCCTCTGTCGTGTACGGTCTGCCTGAAGAACGTGGCGGACCATGGGCTGGTTGCAGGGCCCGGGCGACACCAGATCCCCGGGCATGTGCGGACGCTATTACCTCGAAGCCAGCCCGGCGAAGCTGGAGAAGCAGTTCAACCCGACGAACCCGCTTCCCAACCATCCGGCCAACTACAACGTCGCCCCGACGCAGGAGAGCCTCGTGGTGCGCTTCAACCCCGCCACGGGTCAGCGCAGCCTCGACCCCTTGCGCTGGGGGCTGGTGCCGCGCTGGGCGAAGGATGCCAGCGGCGCGGCGAAGCTGATGAATGCGCGGTCGGAGGGGGTGGCGGAGAAACCGTCCTTCCGCGACGCCTTCGCGAAACGGCGCTGCCTCGTGCCGGCCGACGGCTTCTACGAATGGCGGCAGGAAGGGCCTGGGCCGAAGCAGCCCTATGCCATCGCGCTGCGTTCCGGCGAGACCATGGCCCTGGCGGGCCTCTGGGAAGGCTGGAAGCAGCCGGATGGAAGCTGGCTGCGCACCTATACGATCGTGACCACCGAGGCGGTGGGCAAGATCACCGCCCTGCACCACCGCACCCCCGTCATCCTGCCGCCGGAGCACTGGGACGCTTGGCTGGGGGAGCGGGAAAGCGGGACGGAGGAGCTTCTCGGCCTGATGCAGGCGCTGGACGCGGAGAAGCTGCGGGTCTGGCCGGTCGGCAAGCGGGTGAACAAGTTCAGCGAGAACGGCTCCTCGCTGCTCGCCCCCGTGGACGATGCCGACCCGCCAGAGGGGCTGAACGAGCCGCCACCCCAGGCCGTCGCGGCCGCTCAGGAGCCGCGATAGGTGCTGTAGCTCCAGGGCGAGCAGAGCAGCGGCACATGGTAGTGCCCGCCCTCCGCCGTCAGCCCGACGCGGATCGCCACCCAGTCGAGATAGTCCGGATCACTCCCCTGTTCGGCGAAATAGTCGCCCACGCCGAAGCGCAGCTCGTAGCGTCCCGGCAGGAAATCCTGCGGCGAGAGCAACGGCGCGTCGGTGCGGCCATCGGCATTGGTCACCGTTTCGACCAGCAGCGCCGGGGCCGGCGCATCCACGCGCCAGAGCTGCACCGCCATGCCGGCGGCGGGGCGGCCGGCGGTGGTATCGAGCACATGGGTGGTGAGGGCGGAGGGCTTCACTCCGCCGCCTCCAGCTCCTGCGGGATCTCGCTCACCAGCTCCTCCAGGTCGAAGGCGAGCAGGGCGTTCATGTGCATCTCCGCATCGTCCAGCCAGAGGCTCCGGCAGATCCCGTCCACCAGCCGCGGCACGCCGTATTTCATGCCACTGATCGAGGCGCCGGACAGGCCCATCGACGGCGTGGCGCCATAGCCCATGAAGTGGATATGGCGCAGGAAGGGTGCCTCGCCCGGCACCTTCTCGCGGAAGGCGAAGCCGGGGGTCAGATAGGGGCAGGCGGCAAGGTTGGGGAATTCCTGCCCCGCCGGCGGCGTGTAGACGTCGCTCCACAGCAGGATATGCGGCGCGATCGCCGCCAGTTCCGGCCGCAGGGCGAGGTTGAAGGCCGTGCCGGTGCCGACGATCACGTGGTCCGCGCGGTGTTCGCCGCGCGGCGTCTCCAGCACCACCTCCTCGCCCTCCATGCGCGCGCCCTGGACCGAGCTGCCCATGTGAAGCGTGAAGCGCGGGTCATGCGCCACGCGGTCCCAGCTTTCCTGCGGCGGCGGCTGGTTGAGATCGAAGATGTGCCGCATCATCCGCCACTTCAGCGGGTCCGGCATGGCGTGGAACTGGCCGAGGAAGCCCGCCTGCTCCATCCAGCGGAAGGGGTTGACGCGCGGCATCCGGCGCCGGCGCACCAGCATCGTGCCCTGCGCCGCCCCGGCTTCCAGCGCCGTGGCGAGGTTGTCGAAGGCGCTGGCGCCCGCCCCCACCACCAGGATGCGCTGGCCCTTCAGCGCCTCGAAATCGACATGGCCGGAGGTGTGCGACACGCGCTCCCCCGGCAGGCCGTCGAAGGGCGCCGGGATCGACCAGGCGCCGGTGCCGTCCATGCCGGTGGCCAGCACCATCTTGCGCGCCTTGACCACGCGCTCGCCCTCCGGCGTGCGGAAGCGCAGCAGCAGCAGGTCGGCCTCCGGATCGTGGCCGATGGAGAGGAGCTCGTGCTCGTGCCGGACCGGCAGGGCCAGCACCTGCGCGTACCAGTCGAGGTAGCGCTGCCAGTCCACGCGGCCGATCTTGTGCAGGTCCTCCCAGGCCTGGAGCCCGTCCCGCGCCTCGAAGAAGGCCCGCGGCGTCAGTGCCGCCATGCCCAGGTCGGGGCCGCTGACATGCTTGGGCGTGCGCAGCGTGCGCATCCGGGCGAAGACCGTCCAGCAGCCGGTGGCACCCGGCTCGGCCCGGTCGAAGATCGCGACGTTCCCGACCTTCTCCCGCCGCAGCCCGAAGGCGGCGGCGAGGCCGGTCTGCCCGGCGCCGATGATGGCCACGTCCAGCGCGCCATCCGTGCGTTCGGGAACCCAGGGGCGCTTCGGGTAGTCGAGGAGGTCGAGCTGCCGGCGGACCTCGGACTCCAGCGCGGTCAGGGTATTGGCCATCACGGACATCGCATCTCCTTGCGACGCAGCATGACGAGCGGCGGGGCCGGCAGCAAGGGGCAAGCGTAACGATGCCGCATCGTGGCTGCCACCGGCCGGGCCTCACCCGTACTCCTCACCCATACTGGGGCACGCGCTCCAGGCGTTGCAGCACCTCGGCGGCGGTCAGCGGACCGTCGAAATGGAAGCCCTGCCCTTCCGTATAGCCGGCTTCGAGGGCGAGCCTGACCAGTTCCTCGTTCTCCAGCCCCTCCACCATGGTCGCCATGCCCAGGCGCCGCGCCAGATCCGCCATGGTGCGCACGATGGCGAGGCATTCCGGCCGCGTGGCCATGCCGTGCACGAAGGATCGGTCGATCTTGATCTTCTCGAAGCGGAAGCGGCGCAGGTAGTCGAAGGAGGAGTAGGCTATCCCGAAATCGTCGAGCGCGATGCCGATCCCGAGTTCGCGCAGCTCCGCCAGCGTGGCCAGCACGCCGGCATCGTCGTCCAGCAGCAGGGATTCCGTGACCTCCAGCTCCAGCCGCCGTGCCGAGATGCCGGAGGCCGCCAGGGCCCGCGCCACGGCGATCAGCAGCCCGCCATCGGCGAACTGCCGCGGCGACAGGTTCACCGCCAACCGGATCTCCTCCGGCCATTGCACCGCATCGGTGCAGGCCTGCCGCAGCACCCAGTTGCCGATGGGCACGATCAGCCCGCTCTGCTCGGCGACGGGAATGAAGCTCTGCGGCCCGATCAGTCCCAGCCGTGGGTGCCGCCAGCGCAGTAGCGCCTCCAGCCCGGTGATCCGCCCGTCCGCCAGATGCACCTGCGGCTGGTAGTGCACCTCGAACTGCCCCTCGTGCAGCGCCACCGCGAGGTCGGATTGCAGCCGCTGCCGCTCCTCCGCCGCCTGCAGCAGCCGTTCCTCGAAGAAGCGGCAGGTGTTCCGCCCTTCCCCCTTGGCCTCATAGAGCGCGAGGTCGGCATGGCGCATCAGCGTGACCGCGTCGCCCTGCCCGGGCGCGAGGTCGGCGATGCCGATGCTCACCCCGGGCATGATCATGCGCCCTTCCAGCTCCAGCGGCCGGTTGACGACCCGGCCCAGCCGCATGGCCAGCTCCGACAGCGCCTCCCGCTTCAGCCCCGGCGGCGGCAGCACGGCGAACTCGTCGCCGCCCAGGCGCGCCACCATGTATTCCCCCATCCCCTTCCCCGGGCCTTCCCCCGGCACGCTGCCGCGCAGCCGCGCGGCGATCTCCCGCAGCATCCCGTCGCCCGCGACATGGCCCAGCGTGTCGTTGACGTCCTTGAAGGAGTCGAGGTCCAGCAGCAGCATCGGCACCCGGGGCGGCGGGCGGCCGGTGCCCCGCCGGGCCGGCGGCGCCAGCAGCTCCGCCAGCCGGTCCAGCAGCGCGCGCCGGTTCGGCAGGCCGGTCAGCGGGTCCTCCAGCGCGATGCGCCGGATCTGGCGGTTCTGTTGGACCAGCAGCAGCGACAGCCCCGCCCCGGCGGCGATCATGGCCAGCAGCACCGCGATGAAGGCGACGTAGAGGCCGCGCAGCTCGCCCTGGTCCTCGCCGACGAGGTTGCTGCCCTCCATATGCGTGGAGGCGGCGAGGCGGATCATCGGCACGTTCAGCTCGCCCAGCAGGAGGAGCATCTCCCGGCTGTTCTCCTCGGAGGCCGGCCGGTCGAGCAGGGCCTGCACCCGTTCGATCGTCTCGCCGAGCCGGTCCAGCAGCCCGGCATTCTCCGGGTTGCGGCGGATCAGCATCCGCACCTCGCCCTGCCGCAGCACGGAGAGCCTGTTGCGCAGGACATCGAGGCGAAGCTGCACATCCGCGTGCTCTACCGGCATGTTCGGCAGGGCATAGGCCGCGACCTCGGTCTGCAGCCGCATGAATTCCACCGCGCCGAGGGTGGTCTCGAACATGCTGTTGTAGCGGGTGAGTGCCTCGAAGAGGTTCTGTTGCCGGACGGTGAGCGCCGCGATGAAGCCCGCCGCCCCGGCCAGGCCGCCCATCAGCACGATCAGCGATACGCGCAGCCAGCGCTGGATGCCGCCCTCGGCCCCCGGCAGGCGCCTGCGTCGTCCCACGGGTATCACCTGCTCCGTCACACGAGGATGGCTTCCGGCGGGGGCCGGATGCCGAGCTATTCCCTCCCGCGATGCTTTCCGTCAAGGCAAGACACAGGGGCGGATGGACGCTTCGCGCGAAACTCCGCAGCGGAGGCGCGCCTTCTCCACCGTGAATGTCCGGTGCCCCGCGGACATGCCTCCGGCCCGGGCATCCGCCGCCAACAGTTCCACCGGAACGGCTCCGCTGCTCCGGGGCGGCCCCTTCCCCCGTCCCGCCCCGGCCCTTGATCCCGCGGGCGGTCGCTCCCAAAACGGCGGGGCAACAGCCCAAGCGGGAACAGGCGAGACGATGAGCGACACGGCGCCCCCCAACCTGATCGCGGCAGTGGACCAGAACCGGCACTGGGACCGGCTGATGCAAATGGCGAGGATCGGCGCCATTCCCGGCGACGGCGTGAATCGCCCCTGCCTCTCGCCGCTGGACCGCGAGGCGCGCCGCCTGCTGATCGGCTGGGCCACGGAGCTGGGCCTGACCGTCTCGGTCGATCCGATGGGCAACCTGTTCCTGCGGCACGAGGGCACGGACCCGGAGGCCGCGCCGGTGCTGACCGGCAGCCACATGGACAGCCAGCCCATGGGCGGCCGCTTCGACGGCATCTGGGGCGTGCTCGCCGGGCTGGAGGCGGTGCAGGCGATCCGCGACAGCGGCGCCGCCACGCGGCACCCGATCGAGGTCGTGGCCTGGACCAACGAGGAAGGCGGCCGCTTCGCTCCCGGCTGCATGGGCTCCATGGCCTGGGCCGGGCATTCGCCGGCCGACACCTGGGACGCGACCGTGGATTCCGAGGGCGTCACCTTCGCCCGGGCGCTGGCCGGGCAGCGCGAGGCCGAGGCCGACCTGCCGCAGCGCCCGCTCGGCCCCGGCACGCAGCCGGTCGCCTATCTGGAGGCGCATATCGAGCAGGGCCCGCGCCTGGAGGCCGAAGGCTATGACATCGGCGTCGTCACCGGCATCCAGGGCAGCCGCTGGTTCCTGGTGGAGCTGCGCGGCGAATCCGCCCATGCCGGCACCGCGCCGCTCGGCCTGCGCAAGGACGCGGTGCAGGACATGGTGCGCGCCATCAACGCGCTGAACGCGCTGATGACCGATCCCGAGGACATCCTGCGCTTCACCGTCGCCCGCATCGAGGTCACGCCGAACACCTCGAACTCGGTGGCCGAGCTGGTGCGCTTCACCATCGACTTCCGGCACCCCGACAAGGACGTGCTGCTGATGAACGGCGACGCGATCGACAACACGATCCGCTCCGCCGTGAAGAACTGCGAGGTCACAGTCACGGAACGCTTCCACGCCCTGCCGGTGGATTTCGACACCGGCGTGCTGGACACGGTGGAGGCCGCCGCCCAGGCCCAGGGGCTGCGCGCGCTGCGCATGCCCTCCGGCGCCTTCCACGACGCGCAGTTCATGGTGCCGGTCTGCCCCACAGGCATGATCTTCGTGCCCAGCCACAAGGGCATCAGCCACAACCCGGCGGAATATTCCTCGCCGGAACAGCTCGCCGCCGGGGTGCGCGTGCTGGCCGCCTCGCTGCTCCGGCTCGCTCAAGGACAAGCGTCAGGGGGTTAGGCGGAAAGGATATAGGAGAGGCAGCGCCTCTCCCACGGACAGCGCGGCGCCGGGGCGGCTCAGACGCTGGCGAGCAGCCCGGCCAGGAGCCTCGCCCGCGGCACCAGGCTGTCCACCAGCAGGTGCTCGCCCAGCGTATGGTGGCCCGCGCTCATCACGCCCAGCCCGTCCAGTGTCGGGATGCCCAGCGCCCCGGTGAAGTTGCCGTCCGAGCCGCCGCCGGCGCTGCCATGGCCGATCTCGCCGCCCAGGCGCTGGCCGATGGCATGGGCCTTCGCGTGCAGGCCCAGATCCGCCACGGAAGGCTCCCAGACCGGGCGGGTGACGCCGCGCCGCACCTCCAGCGCCACATCCGGGGCGGAGGCGCGCAGGCCCAGCATCCGCTCCACCGCCGCGTCGAGGTCCTGCTGCCGCTTGGCCATGGTCAGTGCCTCGGCATCGCAATGCGTGGCGACGCAGTTCACCCATTGCCCGCCCCGCACGACGCCGACCGAGAAGGTACAGGCCTCGGTGGTCATGGCCTCGATGGCCAGCACCTGCCGGCACATCTCGCGGATCGCGCTCCGTCCCTCCCCCAGCGAGGCGCCGGCATGGCTGGGCCGGCCGGTGGTCCGCAGGTTGAAGCGGGCGATGGCATAGCGGCCGGTCACCACATCGCCCAGGACGGCGCTGCTGCCCGGGCGCCCGGGCTCCGGCACCAGCACCACGGCATGGCGCCGCGCCTCCGCCTCGATCAGGTCGCGGGTGGAGAGGCTGCCGATCTCCTCGTCCGGCGTCAGCAGCACCGTCACGGGGCGGGAGGCCGGGATGCCGGCCCGGATCATCTGCCGGATCGCCTCCAGCGCCAGGAAGGTGCCGCCCTTCATGTCGCCGATCCCCGGCCCGTAGCAGCGCCCGCCGTCGCGGCGGAAGGGCAGCGCCGCCAGCGTGCCGACGGGATGCACCGTGTCGAGATGCGCCAGCACCAGGATGCCCGGCGCCTCCCCGTCCGGATGCGGAAAGCGCGCCCGCACGCAGCCGCCCAGCATCGCGCCGGTCGGCCCCGGGCGGCCGGGAATGCGCTCGATCCGCGCCCCGGCCAAAGCGAGGTCGCGGGCGGCGAGGTCCATCATCCGGTTGACGGCCCCGGCATCGAAGGTGGGGCTCTCGCACTCCACCCAGGGCCGCAGCCCCTCCAGGATGGCATCGGCCTCGAAGGGCAGGGTAAGGGCGGCGGCGAGGGGGGCGGAAAACGAGTCCATGCCCCGCATGCTTTCCCAGCCGACCCGCCCGGACAAGGCTGCAATCGGGCCGTCGTATCGCCTGATTGCTGCGCCGCACGGCTGGGATTCGCGCGATGCGGCGCGGCAGGCTAGATTCTTCCGCAATGAACGATACATCGCGACCCTTCCTCCGAAGGATCATGCCCCAGCTTGGCCCCATGGGCTGGGAAGGGGCGGAGCTGTCCGCCAGCGAATACATGCTGCCGCTGGGGGCGGAACAGCGGGCCGAGATCGAGGCCGGGCCCGAAGCCCCGGGCCCCTGCATCGAGGCCCTGGCCGGGGCGATGCGCCCCCGGCTGGACCATGGCCAGGGCTTCATGCTGCTGCGCGGGCTGCCGCAGGACCTGCCGGCCGCAGCGGTGCTCCGGGCGCTGGGCCGGCATCTCGGCACCGCCCTGCCGGTGGAGGCCGACCCGAATTTCTGCGACATCCTGCTGCTGCGGCCGGACGCGCCGGCGCGCGTCACCCTGCTGTCCGCCGCCTCCGTCCACAATGCCCTGCTGCTGCGGGACAAGCCGCTGCTGACCTCCCTTTACGCCGCCAACCCGGCCCTCGGCGACGGCATCGCCTTCCAGGTCTCCGGCGGCGTCTTCGCGGGCTATCGCGGGCCGTCCATGCCGGATGCGGCGGCGCCCGAGGCCCTGCGGGCGGCGCTGGAGGCGCCGGGCCTGTCGCTCTCGATGCAGAGCGGCGACGTGCTGGTGCTGAACCCCTTCCTGGTCTGGCTGCGCGACCGGCCCGAAGCCTCCCATCTGGCGCTCCGGGCGTCGCAGACGCGGATGGACTTCCCGGAATGGGCACCGCCGATGCAGAGCCTGGCCGCCGCGAGCTGATGCGCATCCTCCTGGCGAATGCCAACACCACGGAGGCGATCACCGCCCTCTGCGCCACGGCAGCGCGCGCCGCGGCCTCGCCGGGCACGGAGATCCTCCCCGCCACGCCGCGCTTCGGCCCGGCGGTGATTTCCACCCGCGCCGAGAACGCCATCGCCTCCCATGCCGTGCTGGACCTCCTGGCCGGCCACGCCACGGGCGAGGACCGGGTCGATGCGGTGGTGCTCGCCGTGTCCCACGACACAGCGCTGGAGGCGGCGCGGCAGCTCATGCCCTGCCCCGTGCTGGGCATGACCGAGGCCGCCTGCCTGACCGCCTGCATGCTCGGCGCCCGCTTCGGCCTCGTCACGCTGGGCGGGGTGGAGATGTACCGGGAACTGCTGGCCCGGCACGGCCTCGCCACCCGCTGCGCCGGGCTGGAAGGGGTGGACGCCACCCCGCCCCAGGCGCTGGAGGACCCGGAAGGCGTGGCCGCCAAGGTCGGTGCCGCGATCGCCCGCCTCGTGGCCCAGGGCGCCGATTCCGTGGTGCTCGGCGGGGCCGCCCTGGCGGGGATGGAGGAACGGCTGCGGCGCGACGCCCCCGTGCCGCTGCTGGAGGGCGTCGCCTGCGGCGTCCGGCTGGCGGAGATGCTGGTGCGCATGGCCCCGGGCAAGCCGGCGACGGGCGCCATGGCCGCCCCGCGCGGCCGGGGCAGCATCGGCCTCTCCCCCGCCCTGGCGGCGCTGCTGCAAGGCCCGGCCGCCTAGGACCTCCCTGCCGGCGATCCCGCCCGTGGGCGGGCGACCATGCTGCGGCCATGATCCGCCGCCATCATCCTGCGCCATCATCCTCCGGCCGGGCAACCGCCCGGTCCGGGTGACGTTGCCGGCTACGGAACGAGGAGGGACAGATGCGGCTCGATGGCCCCGAAAGCGAGAATGTCGAGGACCGGCGCGGCCAGGGTGGCGGCTTCGGGGGCGGCGGTCTCGGCGGGGGTGGCTTCCGCATCCCCGGCGGCCGCATCGGCGGTGGCATCGGCACCATCGCCATCCTGCTGATCGCCGCCTTTCTCGGCGTGGACCTCACCGGCATCGTCGGGGACGATCCCGGCCAGCCGGCCCCGCAGGAACGCCGCCTCGACCCGGGCCAGGCCGGGAACGGCCAGCAGGCCGGGCGCGAGGATGCCGGGCGGCGCTTCGTGGCGCAGGTGCTGGGCGAGACCGAGCGCGTCTGGACCGAGCAGTTCTCGCAGATGGGCCGCACCTATCACGACCCTACCCTGGTCCTGTTCTCCGGCGTCACCCGCTCAGGCTGCGGCACGGCGCAGTCGGAAACCGGCCCCTTCTACTGCCCGAACGACCAGAAGGTTTATATCGACCTCGACTTCATGCAGCAGTTGCAGAACCGCCTGGGCGCGCGTGGCGACTTCGCGGCCGCCTACATCATCGCGCATGAGGTCGGCCACCATGTGCAGAACGAGCTGGGCGTGCTGGAGCGCGCGCACCAGTTCCAGGCGCGCTACGGCGGCAACAGCCCGGAAGCCAACCAGATCCAGGTCCGGGTCGAGTTGCAGGCCGACTGCTTCGCGGGCGTCTGGGCCAATCTGGCGAACCGCGAGCGCCATATCCTGGAAGACGGCGACATCGAGCAGGGCCTGAACGCCGCCGCCGCCGTGGGCGACGACCGTCTGCAAAGGCAGATGCGCGGCACGGTCCAGCCCGAGACCTTCACCCATGGCTCCTCGGCGCAGCGCGTGCGCTGGTTCCGGCGCGGGCTGGAGAGCGGCAACATCCGGGCCTGCGACACCTTCGGCACGCAGCAGCTCTGACCGCGGCCCGGAGCGGTACGCCCGCTCCGGAGCCCTGCCAACGGGCAGGACGGCCATGCCCCCCGCCCTGCCCTTTTCCGGAACGTCCCCCGGCGCGTATTCCCCATCCCATTGCACAATCGTTGCGATCCGCCCGGCGCGGGGGCAGTCTTCTTCCGGGGGAACGCGGCGCGAGAAGCCGCGGCCCCGGGGAAAGGAAGCACCATGACGGGTTCCAGGAAGCGCGGGGCCGCCCTTCTGTTCGCGACTCTGCTGACGGCGGCCATGCCAACGCCGCGAACGGAGGTCCGGGCGCAGCCCGCACCGCCGCCCGGCGGGGACGCCGTGCAGAAGCTGCAGGAATTCCGCGGCACGGGCGCCAGCCGCGACATGGAGACGGTGCCGCAGACCGGCCGCCGCGCCGACCAGATCCGCCGCAACCTGGAACGCATCCGCCTGCCGGACGGCTTCCGCATCAGCCTCTATGCCCTGGTGCCCGATGCGCGGCACATGGCGGTGGGCCCCTCCTCCGGCGTGGTCTTCGTCGGTACGCGCAAGAACCGGATCTGGGCCGTCACCGACCGCGACCGCGACCGCGTGGCGGACGAGGTGAAGGTCTTCGCGCCCTCCGTCGCCTTCGCCATCCCCAATGGCCTCTGCTTCAGCCCGGACGGCATTCTCTATACGGTGGAGCAGAACCGCGTGCTGGCCTTCCCGGCGGCGGAGTTCTTCTACGAGGGACCGGACGTGGCCGCCGCGACGGTGGTGCCGCAGGGGCAGCTCATCCCGGCCGCCGAGGAGAGCTTCAACCACACCGCCCGCGTCTGCCGCATCGGGCCGGACAACAAGCTCTATATCGCCCTCGGCCAGCCCTTCAACGTACCGCCCCCGGCGAAGCGGGCGCTCTATGACCAGCAGGGCATCGGCGGCATCATCCGCATGGACCGCGACGGCCAGAACCGCGAGGTCTTCGCGCGCGGCATCCGCAACTCCGTCGGCATCGCCTTCCGCCCCGGCACCAGCGAACTCTGGTTCACCGACAACCAGGTGGACGGCATGGGCGACGACACCCCGCCCGGCGAGATCAACCGCGCCACGAAGGCGGGTCTGAACTTCGGCTTCCCCTGGTATGGCGGCGGCACGGTCCGCACCGCCGAATACGCCAAGGATACGGTGCCCGCCGACGTGGTCCCGCCCGCGGTCGAGATGGCGCCCCATGCGGCGGATCTGGGCATGACTTTCTACACCGGCCGCATGTTCCCCGAGAGCTATCGCGGCGCCATCTTCGACGCGCAGCACGGTTCCTGGAACCGCAGCCAGGCGGTCGGGGCACGGGTGATGGTCACCTTCCTGAACGCCGATGGCAGCGTGAAGGAAAGCAAGCCCTTCGCGGAGGGCTGGCTGGACGAGGAGACCAACGAGTATTCCGGCCGCCCGGTGGACGTGGCGCAACTGGCGGATGGCTCGCTGCTGGTCTCCGACGACGCGGCGGGGGCGATCTACCGCATCTCCTATGGGGACCGGAATTGACGGGAGGCGCCACGACCCGGCGCCTCCGCCTGCTGGCCGGCCTGCTTTCCCTCGGCGTCCTGGCGCCGGGGGGATGGACGGCGCCGGCATGGGGGGCCGAGGGCGATGCGCGGGCCGGGCGCCGGCTGGCCGGCGGGCAATGCGCCGGCTGCCACGGCAATGACGGGCTGGCGGTGGTGCCGGGCGCGCCCAACCTCGCCGGGCAGGTCGCGGATTATCTCGGCACCCAGTTGGCCGCCTTCCGTTCCGGTTCCCGGCAGCAGGAGCAGATGAACCTCGCGGCCCGGGAACTGACCGACGCGCAGATCGCGGACCTCGCCGCCTGGTACGCCTCGATCCGCGTCGAGGTGGAGATCCCGGGGCGCTGACGCCAGCGGCGCCGGCCCGGGAGGGATAACGGGGGGGGGGAACGCGGCGGGAAGCCGGCCTCAGGACGTCTGCGCCTGGGGACCCCGCCTGTCATGGCCCAGCCGTTCCAGGCTGGCCGGCGCGGCGGCCGCCATCTCCCTCCGGTCCCGCAGGTGGCGGCGCAGCAGCAGCAGCAGCGCGGCCGTGGTGAAGAGCACGCCCAGCATCGGCAGCTTCGGGATGTCGAAGAGGAACCGGGTGTAGCTCAGCACGGCCGCCGCCTGCATGCACAGCGCGGCCGGCCAGAGGCCCGGG from Roseomonas gilardii includes the following:
- a CDS encoding c-type cytochrome; this translates as MTGGATTRRLRLLAGLLSLGVLAPGGWTAPAWGAEGDARAGRRLAGGQCAGCHGNDGLAVVPGAPNLAGQVADYLGTQLAAFRSGSRQQEQMNLAARELTDAQIADLAAWYASIRVEVEIPGR
- a CDS encoding neutral zinc metallopeptidase; the encoded protein is MRLDGPESENVEDRRGQGGGFGGGGLGGGGFRIPGGRIGGGIGTIAILLIAAFLGVDLTGIVGDDPGQPAPQERRLDPGQAGNGQQAGREDAGRRFVAQVLGETERVWTEQFSQMGRTYHDPTLVLFSGVTRSGCGTAQSETGPFYCPNDQKVYIDLDFMQQLQNRLGARGDFAAAYIIAHEVGHHVQNELGVLERAHQFQARYGGNSPEANQIQVRVELQADCFAGVWANLANRERHILEDGDIEQGLNAAAAVGDDRLQRQMRGTVQPETFTHGSSAQRVRWFRRGLESGNIRACDTFGTQQL
- a CDS encoding PQQ-dependent sugar dehydrogenase; this encodes MTGSRKRGAALLFATLLTAAMPTPRTEVRAQPAPPPGGDAVQKLQEFRGTGASRDMETVPQTGRRADQIRRNLERIRLPDGFRISLYALVPDARHMAVGPSSGVVFVGTRKNRIWAVTDRDRDRVADEVKVFAPSVAFAIPNGLCFSPDGILYTVEQNRVLAFPAAEFFYEGPDVAAATVVPQGQLIPAAEESFNHTARVCRIGPDNKLYIALGQPFNVPPPAKRALYDQQGIGGIIRMDRDGQNREVFARGIRNSVGIAFRPGTSELWFTDNQVDGMGDDTPPGEINRATKAGLNFGFPWYGGGTVRTAEYAKDTVPADVVPPAVEMAPHAADLGMTFYTGRMFPESYRGAIFDAQHGSWNRSQAVGARVMVTFLNADGSVKESKPFAEGWLDEETNEYSGRPVDVAQLADGSLLVSDDAAGAIYRISYGDRN